Genomic segment of Bacteroidota bacterium:
TATCGTGTCGGCAGCAGTAAAAGTTATATCTTCACTTGTGGGTGGGCTTCCACAGGCAAAATCATAATGCGTAGTATCTGTCCTAAAACTATCCCAACTTAGGTCAGGTTTGAAACGCAAAAAATAGGAATCCGTATATTGGTTGGCTGAATCCCACACTTTGCCACTTACCAAAATCCTTTTGTCCCTAAGTATTATCGAAAATGAAAGATCCCATTTATAGCCCGTTGGTCTCACATGGTATTGTAGGTTGTTCAGCGTATCCCATATTCGTATATCAAGCAACCTTGTTGTTTTATTGGTCTGTTTATTAAAAGTATCTGCCCACTCAGTAGTCACCACATAGTCCCTATTAGGGCTGACCAATGCATCTCCACCCTGTAATATTAGTCCCTTAGGGGTATAGTTTTTTAACAAACTTGCCTTTTTATTTTGCACATCAAAGTCAAATAAGGTCATATAAAGTGGTATAGCAACACTACCTACCACCTTCAAGTGTGCAGGGTCTTTTTCACTTAGCACAATTCCAGCCGCCCCCACGTATGTATCAAAAGCCGTGGGCATTTGGTACACAAGGTTTAGGTTATCACTTCGGTACTTACTTATGGCAGGGAATCTATAATATGAATTAGAATCTGTAGGTGACATATACCATGCAGCACCTAGGGCATAAAAATAATTACTGTCGTTCGATAGGTTCAGCCATAAATGTTCAAAATTATTAGCCCTATACGTTTTCAATTTACCTTGGGGGCTAAACAGCATCGTGGCAGTATAATATATATTAGCTGCATTGCCTGGGTATAGCGTAAGCACAACTATATCTCCATTATTTAGTTCTATGCATCCCGTGGCGAGATAGGCTGTATCACTTACCAGTATTTTTTTCCATACCACATTGCCACATTTATCATACCTCACTATCACAGGGCAGTCTCCATCATTACTATTCTTATTATAATATTTATAACTTGTGCCTACACCTATAAAACCCGAGTCCTTTGTCATTCTCACACTAGTAGTATAATCACCATTCTTGCCCCCTTTCAACCTTTTTTGCCAGAGCAGATTACAGTTTTGGGTGTACTTTCTAACATAGTTAATGCTCACATCGTTTTCTATCACAATATACCCTCCATCATAATGCTCTATTCCCTGATTCCTTATTTCTTGCTCCCCTGCTTTTTTTATTACCTTTACAAAAGGCTGTGTTGTGCCTGTGTAATATAGACACAGCACACCAAGTAGCATAATGGTTTTTAATATAAATTGATTACGTAACCGCATCATTGTTTTAATATAAGGCTATAGCACTGTGTTACGCCATTTTGTTTTACCACTGCAAAATAATAACCCGTATACCAAGCCGATGCGTCTATGCTTCTATTCAACGCCCCATTTTGTTTATAAGAAGTACCGCAGTTAGTTG
This window contains:
- a CDS encoding T9SS type A sorting domain-containing protein, with the translated sequence MMRLRNQFILKTIMLLGVLCLYYTGTTQPFVKVIKKAGEQEIRNQGIEHYDGGYIVIENDVSINYVRKYTQNCNLLWQKRLKGGKNGDYTTSVRMTKDSGFIGVGTSYKYYNKNSNDGDCPVIVRYDKCGNVVWKKILVSDTAYLATGCIELNNGDIVVLTLYPGNAANIYYTATMLFSPQGKLKTYRANNFEHLWLNLSNDSNYFYALGAAWYMSPTDSNSYYRFPAISKYRSDNLNLVYQMPTAFDTYVGAAGIVLSEKDPAHLKVVGSVAIPLYMTLFDFDVQNKKASLLKNYTPKGLILQGGDALVSPNRDYVVTTEWADTFNKQTNKTTRLLDIRIWDTLNNLQYHVRPTGYKWDLSFSIILRDKRILVSGKVWDSANQYTDSYFLRFKPDLSWDSFRTDTTHYDFACGSPPTSEDITFTAADTIHIDNDSYNPANISTTSIATMQEPILVTCWPNPAHDELFVGIAGETKDYDISLYDMEGRLLAYPIAHSYNCYLFNTSNLSTGVYIIQMLHKHNGTAARYKFVKN